One genomic window of Punica granatum isolate Tunisia-2019 chromosome 1, ASM765513v2, whole genome shotgun sequence includes the following:
- the LOC116204271 gene encoding extensin-like, giving the protein MAEGDRVDIFEEVNPPVPAHSQPPPMHAPPPPTPTGILPAYSGAPPTHLPPPTSSGAPLPPVSLTSSSSDDQARITALEGTANQMASNMAELLALLRGPNRASSSSTPPPGQGPTVDPTPRVPPTQAPENMDAPAPPTLHASMAHPFTSPYPPPPGPTAVPLPPATFLSSEQALSAPPPISIPVPAAAYTAPPPMVFPASSAPALTHPQAAELPPYPSLQPHVGLSYQAPPPINTTFHEPGTPTHAAQFASPTHFFPDADVE; this is encoded by the coding sequence atggcggaaggggaTCGAGTCGATATCttcgaagaagtcaacccacCGGTTCCGGCTCATTCTCAACCACCCCCGATGCACGCTCCACCGCCTCCGACTCCTACAGGCATACTCCCGGCGTATTCGGGCGCCCCTCCtacacatctcccgcccccgacGTCTTCAGGGGCGCCCCTTCCACCAGTCTCGCTGACATCATCCTCCTCAgacgaccaagcccgcatcacGGCACTCGAGGGCACGGCCAACCAAATGGCCTCCAACATGGCAGAGCTGCTCGCCCTGCTCAGAGGACCAAACCGTgcatcctcgagctccacgccTCCACCAGGACAAGGGCCTACAGTCGACCCGACTCCTCGGGTTCCGCCGACTCAAGCCCCGGAGAACATGGATGCACCCGCACCACCAACACTGCATGCGTCCATGGCTCACCCTTTCACCAGCCCATATCCGCCGCCACCGGGccccacggccgtccctcttccaccggcgacATTCTTGTCCTCGGAGCAGGCCCTGTCCGCACCTCCTCCTATCTCTATACCGGTCCCAGCCGCGGCCTATACAGCGCCTCCACCGATGGTCTTCCCGGCATCAAGCGCACCTGCTCTGACTCACCCTCAAGCTGCGGAACTTCCTCCGTACCCGTCTCTACAACCCCACGTCGGCCTCTCTTACCAGGCACCGCCCCCTATAAACACTACCTTCCATGAACCAGGCACGCCGACTCACGCGGCTCAGTTCGCCTCACCAACGCACTTCTTCCCCGACGCTGACGTCGAATAA